The Medicago truncatula cultivar Jemalong A17 chromosome 4, MtrunA17r5.0-ANR, whole genome shotgun sequence genome includes a region encoding these proteins:
- the LOC25493164 gene encoding probable ubiquitin-conjugating enzyme E2 24 produces MDAMSSDSEWETSSDSSSSEDQEEIDFQYGGQAQNILSSLEESIGKIDDFLSFERTFVHGDVVCSVSDPTGQMGRVTSVDLFVDLENEKGKLLKNVNSDKLSKIRSISEGDYVTKGPWLGRAQRVVDKVTVLFDDGAKSDIIALEREKVLPLTRKFPEDSQCPYYPGQRVKVKSSNASKSAGWLCGTWRDNQDEGTVCAVDASLVCVNWLASVLSGSNLAVDAPPGWQDSKNLTVLSCFSYTNWQLGDWCMVADQEEQTVQHAPTGSLTMEHSMTRGCKSQGRNLINSCIGEFFIIGKIKTKVDILWQNGEHSLGLDPESLLPVNVINTHEFWPHQFVLEKGVSYDPLKPSSKRWGVVQCVDAKEHTVKVQWKTVSMSKPNSLDGDKMEETVSAYELVEHPDYSCFYGDIMFKAAQKQFGYQADKETEKSGNDMNAEAALKNGNQMNYQDDFPDDCYLRCVGTVIGFKDGDVEVKLATGFTTKVAPYEIFRIDKHEGTTVTPAPQEMIERGSQPSDKKGKDLLNGDGRKENYEQNLECSSFFLPRVAFELFSSVKSSIFQTLGGTSISGAFSSLPTFEKDNESDYPDKKDLETCNFCIEPHPTDELQSTEDRTSHPEVIRIHDKNDFSLSLESNNSNQFKQFDVIENCSEDHHFFDEGRGLSTLQVKKGWVKKVQQEWSILEKSLPDSIYVRVFEERMDLMRAVIVGASGTPYHDGLFFFDICFPPEYPNEPPMVHYNSGGLRLNPNLYESGKICLSLLNTWTGAGSEVWNPGTSTILQVLLSLQALVLNEKPYFNEAGYDQQIGRAEGEKNSVSYNENAFLVTAKSMLYLLRKPPKHFEALVEEHFEKRSKHILLACKAYLEGASIGCGKTEHENQKGTSAGFKIMLAKLFPKLAEAFCDKGIDSSQFVELQE; encoded by the exons ATGGATGCTATGAGTAGTGATTCGGAATGGGAGACTTCCAGTGACAGCAGCAGTAGTGAGGATCAAGaagaaattgattttcaatatgGTGGTCAAGCTCAGAACATATTATCAAGTTTAGAGGAAAGCATTGGGAAGATTGATGATTTTCTCTCATTTGAGAGAACTTTTGTTCATGGTGATGTGGTCTGCTCCGTGTCAGATCCAACTGGACAGATGGGAAGGGTGACAAGTGTTGATTTGTTTGTGGACTTGGAGAATGAGAAAGGAAAGTTACTAAAAAATGTAAACTCGGACAAACTTTCGAAGATTCGGTCCATTTCAGAAGGCGATTATGTAACTAAGGGGCCATGGCTCGGTCGGGCTCAAAGGGTTGTGGACAAAGTTACTGTATTGTTTGACGATGGAGCTAAATCTGACATCATTGCCTTAGAAAGAGAAAAGGTTTTACCATTGACTCGTAAATTTCCAGAAGATTCACAGTGTCCATACTATCCAGGGCAGAGAGTAAAGGTTAAGTCCTCCAACGCTTCTAAATCAGCAGGATGGCTATGTGGAACTTGGAGAGACAATCAAGATGAAGGAACTGTTTGTGCTGTTGATGCAAGTTTGGTGTGTGTTAACTGGCTCGCTTCTGTTCTTTCGGGTAGCAATTTGGCTGTGGATGCTCCACCAGGCTGGCAAGATTCCAAAAACCTGACCGTGTTGTCGTGCTTTTCATACACAAACTGGCAGCTTGGTGACTGGTGCATGGTTGCAGACCAAGAGGAACAGACTGTTCAACATGCACCCACAGGAAGTCTTACCATGGAGCATAGTATGACAAGAGGGTGTAAGAGTCAGGGAAGAAACCTTATTAACTCTTGTATTGgggaattttttataattgggAAGATAAAGACCAAAGTTGACATTTTGTGGCAAAATGGTGAACATAGTTTGGGATTAGATCCAGAGAGTTTACTCCCGGTGAATGTTATAAACACACATGAATTTTGGCCTCATCAGTTTGTGCTGGAAAAAGGTGTTTCTTACGATCCACTTAAGCCTAGCAGTAAAAGATGGGGTGTTGTCCAATGTGTGGATGCGAAGGAGCATACTGTAAAGGTACAATGGAAAACTGTTTCCATGTCCAAACCGAATAGTTTGGATGGAGACAAAATGGAGGAAACTGTGAGTGCCTACGAACTAGTTGAGCACCCAGATTACTCCTGTTTTTATGGTGATATTATGTTCAAGGCGGCTCAAAAACAATTTGGTTACCAAGCTGATAAAGAAACAGAAAAGTCGGGTAATGACATGAATGCAGAGGCTGCTCTTAAAAATGGGAACCAAATGAATTATCAAGATGACTTCCCTGATGACTGTTACCTGCGCTGTGTTGGCACTGTTATTGGTTTCAAAGATGGTGATGTGGAGGTGAAATTGGCTACTGGTTTCACAACCAAG GTTGCGCCTTATGAAATTTTTCGGATCGATAAACACGAAGGCACAACTGTAACCCCTGCTCCTCAAGAGATGATTGAACGCGGAAGTCAACCTTCTGACAAGAAGGGAAAG GACTTGTTAAATGGTGATGGTAGAAAAGAGAATTATGAACAGAATCTTGAGTGTAGTTCCTTTTTCCTTCCACGAGTGGCCTTTGAACTTTTCTCCAGTGTTAAATCCAGCATATTCCAAACACTTGGTGGAACTTCCATTTCAGGAGCATTTTCCTCATTGCCTACATTTGAAAAGGATAATGAATCAGATTATCCTGATAAGAAAGATTTGGAAACTTGTAATTTCTGCATTGAACCACATCCAACGGATGAGTTGCAATCTACTGAAGACAGAACTTCACATCCAGAAGTTATTAGGATCCATGACAAGAATGATTTTTCGCTTTCTTTAGAAAGCAACAATTCAAACCAGTTTAAGCagtttgatgttatagaaaatTGTTCTGAGGACCACCATTTTTTTGATGAGGGAAGAGGATTGTCAACATTGCAG GTAAAAAAAGGTTGGGTGAAAAAGGTTCAGCAAGAATGGAGCATCCTTGAGAAAAGTCTTCCTG ACTCTATTTATGTTCGTGTGTTTGAAGAAAGAATGGATCTCATGCGAGCAGTAATTGTTGGTGCATCTGGAACTCCGTATCATGACGggttgttcttctttgatataTGTTTCCCTCCAGAGTATCCTAACGAACCACCA ATGGTGCACTACAATTCTGGCGGGCTCCGCTTAAATCCTAATTTATATGAATCAGGGAAAATCTGTCTGAGTCTCCTAAATACTTGGACAGGCGCAGGCTCTGAAGTGTGGAATCCTGGAACCTCCActattcttcaagttcttctctcaCTACAGGCTCTTGTCCTAAATGAGAAGCCTTACTTTAATGAGGCTGGATATGACCAACAAATAGGTAGAGCTGAGGGAGAGAAAAATTCTGTGAGCTATAATGAGAATGCTTTCCTTGTCACAGCCAAATCGATGCTGTATCTACTACGAAAGCCACCAAAG CATTTTGAGGCACTTGTGGAAGAGCACTTCGAAAAGCGCTCCAAACATATACTTTTGGCTTGTAAAGCATATCTTGAAGGTGCTTCCATTGGATGTGGAAAAACTGAACATGAAAACCAGAAGGGGACTTCTGCAGGATTTAAAATAATGCTTGCTAAGCTCTTCCCCAAGCTTGCAGAAGCCTTTTGTGATAAGGGAATTGATTCCAGTCAGTTTGTTGAGCTGCAAGAATAA
- the LOC25493165 gene encoding pentatricopeptide repeat-containing protein At2g33760 produces the protein MEEYNGREEQKQRQRSKSVEYEAVIRAGPHIRPLQQAHAHLIVSGRHRSRALLTKLLTLSSAAGSIAYTRRLFLSVTDPDSFLFNSLIKASSQHGFSLDTIFFYRRMLSSPHKPSSYTFTSVFKACAHLSALKIGTILHSHVFVSGFGSNSFVQAAIVAFYAKSSALCVARKVFDKMPQRSVVAWNTMISGYEHNGLANEAMTLFRKMNEMGVCPDSATFVSVSSACSQIGSLELGCWVYDSIVSNGIRVNVILGTSLINMFSRCGDVRRARAVFDSISEGNVIAWTAMISGYGMHGYGVEAMELFYEMKKERGLVPNTVTFVAVLSACAHAGLIHEGRQVFASMREEYGLVPGLEHHVCMVDMLGKAGLLTEAYQFIKELCPVEHVPAVWTAMLGACKMHKNYDLGVEAAQHLISLEPENPSNYVLLSNMYALAGRMDRVESVRNVMIQRGIKKQAGYSSIDVNNKTYLFRMGDKAHPETNEIYQYLDGLIWRCKEAGYAPIPESAMHELEEEEREYALRHHSEKLAVAFGLMKTSHGTALKIVKNLRICEDCHSAIKFISVVTNREIIIRDKLRFHHFREGSCSCLDYW, from the coding sequence atggaaGAATACAACGGGCGGGAAGAGcaaaaacaaagacaaagaTCAAAATCTGTAGAATACGAAGCAGTGATACGTGCTGGCCCACACATTCGACCTCTCCAACAAGCTCATGCTCATCTCATTGTCTCAGGTCGTCACCGTAGTCGTGCCCTCCTCACCAAACTCCTCACTCTCTCCTCCGCCGCCGGTTCCATCGCCTACACCCGCCGTCTCTTCCTCTCTGTCACCGACCCCGATTCCTTCCTCTTTAATTCCCTCATCAAAGCCTCTTCCCAGCACGGTTTCTCCCTTGACACTATCTTTTTCTACCGTCGTATGCTTTCTTCCCCTCACAAACCTTCTTCCTACACTTTCACCTCCGTTTTCAAAGCATGTGCTCATCTTTCTGCTCTTAAAATAGGAACCATTCTTCATTCTCATGTTTTCGTTTCTGGGTTTGGTTCTAATTCATTTGTACAAGCTGCAATTGTTGCTTTTTATGCTAAATCGAGTGCATTGTGTGTTGCACGTaaggtgtttgataaaatgcctcAACGAAGTGTTGTTGCTTGGAACACGATGATTTCGGGTTATGAACACAACGGGCTTGCGAATGAAGCTATGACACTGTTTCGGAAGATGAATGAAATGGGGGTTTGTCCTGATTCAGCAACTTTTGTTTCTGTGTCGTCGGCTTGTTCTCAGATTGGGTCTCTTGAATTGGGGTGTTGGGTGTATGATAGTATTGTTAGTAATGGGATTCGTGTCAATGTGATTCTTGGTACGTCGTTGATAAACATGTTTTCGAGGTGTGGCGATGTAAGAAGAGCGCGTGCGGTTTTTGATTCGATTAGTGAAGGGAATGTTATTGCTTGGACGGCTATGATATCGGGGTATGGTATGCATGGTTATGGTGTTGAAGCAATGGAGCTTTTctatgaaatgaaaaaagaaagggGGCTTGTTCCTAATACGGTTACTTTTGTTGCTGTTCTATCTGCATGTGCTCATGCAGGGCTAATACATGAAGGGAGACAAGTTTTTGCAAGCATGAGAGAAGAGTATGGTTTGGTTCCTGGACTGGAGCATCATGTTTGTATGGTTGATATGCTTGGGAAGGCTGGGTTGCTAACTGAAGCATATCAATTCATCAAGGAACTTTGTCCTGTGGAGCATGTTCCGGCAGTGTGGACTGCAATGCTTGGTGCTTGCAAGATGCATAAGAATTATGATCTTGGGGTGGAAGCTGCTCAACATCTCATTTCTTTAGAGCCAGAGAATCCTAGCAATTACGTATTGCTTTCTAATATGTATGCATTGGCTGGGAGAATGGATAGAGTGGAATCTGTTAGAAATGTAATGATCCAAAGAGGTATTAAAAAGCAAGCGGGTTATAGCTCTATTGATGTCAACAATAAAACTTATCTTTTTAGAATGGGTGATAAGGCTCATCCTGAGACCAATGAGATTTATCAGTATTTGGACGGGTTGATATGGAGGTGCAAGGAAGCGGGTTATGCACCAATTCCTGAATCAGCAATGCACGagttggaagaagaagagagggaGTATGCCCTCAGACACCATAGTGAGAAGCTTGCAGTAGCATTTGGGCTGATGAAAACTAGTCATGGAACGGCGCTCAAGATTGTCAAGAACCTTAGGATATGTGAAGACTGTCATTCGGCAATTAAGTTCATCTCTGTTGTGACAAATAGAGAGATAATTATTAGGGATAAGCTTCGTTTCCATCATTTCAGAGAAGGCTCGTGTTCTTGTTTAGATTATTGGTGA